In Paeniglutamicibacter kerguelensis, one genomic interval encodes:
- a CDS encoding DedA family protein, producing the protein MDALSTFILSAAGHPLSYLMIFLFCAIDGFFPPVPSESLVVALASLIPSRGMPNPWLLGLMAGLGAFVGDNVAYLIGRAIGTDRFAWMRRKRLQHAFAWAGYELRLRPVSLILVARFVPIGRVAVNLVAGATRYSHRKFLILTCFSSVGWASYSVLIGVLAGQWFQEYHLLGMVVAVAVALGLGIMIDRVVARISGNTSLRK; encoded by the coding sequence ATGGATGCGCTGAGCACGTTCATTCTCTCGGCTGCGGGACACCCGCTGTCCTACCTGATGATTTTCCTGTTCTGCGCGATCGACGGCTTCTTTCCCCCGGTCCCCAGTGAATCGCTGGTCGTGGCATTGGCTTCCCTGATACCAAGCAGGGGCATGCCCAATCCATGGCTTCTGGGCCTCATGGCCGGATTGGGCGCGTTCGTGGGCGACAACGTCGCCTACCTGATCGGCAGGGCCATCGGAACCGACAGGTTTGCGTGGATGCGCCGAAAACGGCTTCAACACGCCTTCGCGTGGGCAGGCTACGAACTGCGACTCCGGCCAGTGTCACTGATTTTGGTGGCGCGCTTCGTGCCGATCGGCCGGGTTGCGGTGAATCTGGTTGCCGGAGCCACCCGCTACTCGCATCGTAAGTTCCTGATTCTCACCTGTTTTTCCAGTGTTGGCTGGGCTTCGTATTCGGTGCTGATCGGGGTGCTGGCGGGCCAGTGGTTCCAGGAGTACCACCTCTTGGGCATGGTGGTTGCGGTGGCGGTTGCGCTGGGCTTGGGAATCATGATCGACCGCGTTGTCGCCCGGATCAGCGGAAACACTTCGCTTCGAAAGTAG
- a CDS encoding metal-sensitive transcriptional regulator, translating into MELDPVELKPVLNRLKRAQGQLGAVIRMIEDGQECADVITQLSAASKALDRAGFSIIASGLQSCMQAEANEEGAGTLDRQKLEKLFLSLA; encoded by the coding sequence ATGGAACTGGACCCAGTGGAACTCAAACCGGTACTCAACAGGCTCAAGCGCGCGCAGGGGCAGCTAGGCGCCGTCATCCGCATGATCGAGGACGGCCAGGAGTGCGCTGACGTGATCACCCAGCTGTCGGCGGCGTCCAAGGCCTTGGACCGTGCCGGGTTCAGCATCATCGCCAGCGGGCTGCAGTCATGCATGCAGGCGGAGGCGAACGAAGAGGGCGCCGGGACCCTGGATCGCCAGAAACTTGAGAAGCTTTTCCTCTCCCTGGCATAG
- a CDS encoding DNA alkylation repair protein: MPFADEMLSEDDLSRLIGLISDTNPAEPLTSLRAVQGNLGPRGIHERIALIAAALRDDIEPSLDVTATYLLDSNDFAGWMTLAVSDALVTREIPDLDTTLELLRRLTPRLSSEFAMRKLIASKQDDVWPTVLRWTQDADPDVRRLASECTRPRLPWAMRLDHLAKGERYSGPILDALHNDTSDFVRRSVANHLNDISKINPELALRFARRWAVDGSAQSRKLIRLGLRTLIKEANLDALAMVGVEGSRRLSISGPVVERKSIRLGESLGFSYAVTNEESTPTTVVIDYVIHFMKANGRTRPKTFKLSTRTLDSGETWTGRREHGIVPLSTRKYYPGIHSVELRVNGNATVAQPFSLEVPDPDPR; encoded by the coding sequence GTGCCTTTTGCAGATGAAATGCTCAGCGAAGACGACCTATCCAGGCTCATCGGATTGATCTCGGATACCAATCCCGCCGAACCGCTTACGTCCCTGCGCGCAGTGCAAGGGAACCTTGGACCAAGGGGCATCCATGAACGCATCGCACTGATCGCCGCGGCCCTTCGTGATGACATCGAGCCATCGCTCGACGTCACGGCCACGTACCTCCTGGACTCCAATGATTTCGCGGGTTGGATGACGCTGGCGGTGTCGGATGCCCTTGTCACCCGGGAGATTCCGGATCTGGACACGACACTCGAACTGCTTCGACGCCTAACACCCCGGCTGAGCAGCGAATTCGCCATGCGAAAACTGATCGCTTCCAAACAGGACGATGTATGGCCCACCGTTCTCCGGTGGACACAAGATGCCGATCCGGACGTTCGAAGGTTGGCTTCGGAATGCACCCGGCCGCGACTGCCCTGGGCCATGCGGCTGGACCACCTTGCCAAGGGTGAACGGTACTCCGGCCCGATTCTTGACGCACTGCACAACGACACATCGGACTTCGTTCGCCGTTCGGTCGCAAACCACCTCAACGACATCAGCAAGATCAACCCCGAGCTGGCACTGCGGTTCGCACGGCGATGGGCGGTGGACGGCAGTGCCCAAAGCCGAAAGCTGATTCGACTTGGCTTGAGGACACTGATCAAGGAAGCGAATCTCGATGCCTTGGCGATGGTCGGCGTGGAAGGATCGCGACGCTTGTCCATCTCCGGACCCGTCGTCGAGCGGAAGTCCATCCGCCTCGGGGAATCGCTGGGTTTCTCTTACGCGGTGACAAATGAAGAAAGCACACCGACCACCGTCGTCATTGACTACGTCATCCATTTCATGAAGGCCAACGGCCGGACGCGACCCAAGACATTCAAGCTCAGCACGCGCACCCTTGACTCCGGCGAAACCTGGACAGGACGGCGGGAGCATGGCATCGTGCCCCTCAGTACCCGGAAGTACTACCCGGGAATCCATTCGGTTGAACTCAGGGTCAACGGAAATGCCACGGTGGCGCAACCCTTCTCCTTGGAGGTGCCGGACCCTGATCCTCGTTGA
- a CDS encoding cystathionine beta-synthase: MKYARTVLDLIGNTPLVQLNAVTAGIEAKVLLKLEYLNPGGSIKDRIALKMVEKAEASGELQPGGTIVEPTSGNTGVGLAMVGQLKGYKTIFVTPDKVGEEKRDVLRAYGAEVVVTPTAVAPESPESYYGVSDRLVREIPGAYKPDQFSNPAAPDSHYESTGPEIWADTDGTVTHVVIGAGTGGTITGTGRYLKEISADRPGGPVRVIGVDPDGSVYSGGTGRPYFVEGVGEDMWPDNYDKSVPDEVLPVGDAEAFEMTRRLAKEEGLLVGGSSGMAVAAALRLARDLPSDAVVVVIAPDGGRGYLGKIFNDAWMRSYGFLSTEGQDTVAKLLGSKDISLPDLVHVHPNESVRDAIGIMNEYGVSALPVLSTEPPVRLGEVRGYIDERALTEKLFRNEISLTDPVGPLATIPLTMIGVHESIDNARTLLADHDALLVTHDGEAVGVVTRHDLLTYLTH; the protein is encoded by the coding sequence ATGAAGTACGCTCGCACAGTCCTTGACCTGATCGGCAACACGCCACTGGTTCAGCTCAACGCAGTCACCGCCGGAATCGAGGCAAAGGTACTGCTCAAGCTCGAATACCTGAACCCGGGAGGGTCCATCAAGGACCGTATCGCCCTGAAAATGGTTGAGAAAGCCGAGGCCAGCGGGGAACTGCAGCCCGGCGGCACCATCGTGGAACCAACCAGCGGAAACACGGGGGTCGGACTGGCCATGGTGGGCCAGCTCAAGGGGTACAAAACAATTTTTGTCACCCCGGACAAGGTCGGCGAGGAAAAGCGCGACGTGCTGCGTGCCTACGGTGCAGAGGTCGTTGTCACCCCCACCGCGGTGGCACCCGAATCACCGGAGTCCTACTACGGGGTCTCCGACCGCCTGGTGCGGGAAATACCGGGGGCCTACAAGCCCGACCAGTTCTCGAACCCCGCGGCCCCCGACAGCCACTATGAATCGACTGGCCCGGAAATCTGGGCCGACACCGACGGCACCGTCACCCACGTGGTCATCGGCGCCGGCACCGGCGGAACCATCACCGGCACAGGGCGCTACCTCAAGGAAATCTCCGCGGACCGCCCCGGCGGCCCCGTCCGGGTCATCGGCGTGGACCCCGACGGCTCCGTGTACTCCGGCGGCACCGGACGACCCTACTTCGTCGAAGGCGTGGGGGAGGACATGTGGCCGGACAACTATGACAAGTCCGTCCCGGACGAGGTGCTGCCCGTGGGGGACGCCGAGGCATTCGAGATGACCCGCCGCCTGGCCAAGGAAGAAGGCTTGCTGGTTGGCGGCTCGTCCGGCATGGCGGTGGCTGCTGCCCTGCGCCTGGCCCGCGACCTGCCCTCCGACGCCGTGGTGGTTGTCATCGCACCGGACGGCGGACGCGGCTACCTGGGCAAGATCTTCAACGACGCCTGGATGCGCTCCTACGGGTTCCTGTCCACCGAGGGGCAGGACACTGTGGCCAAGCTGCTGGGGTCCAAGGACATCAGCCTCCCGGACCTGGTGCACGTGCACCCCAACGAATCGGTGCGCGACGCGATCGGCATCATGAACGAATACGGGGTCTCCGCCCTTCCGGTGCTCAGCACCGAGCCGCCCGTGCGGCTGGGGGAGGTGCGCGGCTACATCGACGAGCGCGCGCTCACCGAGAAGCTCTTCCGCAATGAAATCTCCCTTACCGACCCGGTCGGTCCGCTGGCGACCATCCCGCTGACGATGATCGGCGTGCACGAATCCATCGACAACGCCCGCACCCTGCTGGCAGACCACGACGCACTGCTGGTCACCCACGACGGCGAGGCCGTCGGGGTGGTCACCCGCCACGACCTGCTGACCTACCTCACCCACTAA
- a CDS encoding DNA-3-methyladenine glycosylase family protein, which yields MVLDVAHQLPPSDAHAVWDPQGPYSLRSTLSILQRGPQDPTTRVGASQAWLCFRTTEGPVTLRVSRTEGLHSEVVLQAWGPGAQTAVAQGLRLVGAHDDWSAFEAPAFREIVPPVVAQTRRVNPGLRFPATGRIFDALFPAILEQKVTVIEAHYAWKYLALAVGEVPPAPAPAGMRLPPTPAAVRSLQPWQWHQARVDAKRSSTAVRAAALASSLERWGALALGSKREGVLGAGTIDAALGSIPGIGPWSIAEVLQRTHGAPDHVSVGDYHLAAFVGQVLTGRRVDDAGMLRLLAPYAGHRQRVVRLLGASGVRKQAFGPRLAPMDHRRR from the coding sequence ATGGTCCTCGATGTTGCACACCAGCTTCCCCCCAGTGATGCGCATGCCGTTTGGGATCCGCAGGGACCTTACTCGCTGCGGTCGACTCTTTCCATCCTGCAGCGCGGCCCGCAGGACCCCACCACCCGGGTGGGCGCATCCCAGGCCTGGTTGTGTTTCCGCACCACCGAGGGCCCCGTCACCCTGCGCGTCTCCCGCACGGAGGGTCTGCATTCGGAGGTGGTGCTGCAGGCATGGGGCCCGGGAGCGCAAACTGCCGTGGCCCAGGGCCTGCGGTTGGTCGGCGCCCACGACGACTGGAGCGCCTTTGAAGCTCCTGCCTTCAGGGAAATCGTGCCGCCCGTTGTCGCACAAACCCGCAGGGTGAACCCCGGGCTGCGCTTCCCCGCGACGGGGCGCATCTTCGACGCGCTGTTCCCCGCCATCCTCGAGCAAAAGGTAACGGTCATCGAGGCCCACTACGCGTGGAAGTACCTCGCGCTCGCCGTGGGCGAGGTCCCGCCTGCCCCCGCGCCGGCCGGCATGCGCCTGCCTCCCACCCCAGCTGCGGTCCGTTCGCTGCAACCGTGGCAGTGGCACCAGGCGCGCGTCGATGCCAAGCGGTCTTCCACGGCAGTGCGGGCTGCCGCCCTTGCTTCGAGCCTGGAACGCTGGGGCGCACTGGCGCTGGGGAGCAAACGCGAGGGTGTCTTGGGGGCCGGGACCATCGACGCCGCGCTGGGCTCGATTCCCGGGATTGGCCCTTGGAGCATCGCAGAGGTGCTGCAACGCACGCACGGGGCGCCGGACCACGTTTCCGTCGGCGACTACCACTTGGCGGCCTTCGTCGGCCAGGTCCTGACCGGGCGCAGGGTTGATGATGCGGGGATGCTCCGGCTGCTGGCGCCCTATGCGGGACACCGGCAGCGCGTGGTCAGGCTTTTGGGAGCCTCGGGGGTGCGCAAGCAGGCCTTCGGTCCCAGATTGGCGCCGATGGACCACCGGCGCCGCTGA
- the trxA gene encoding thioredoxin, whose protein sequence is MATINITEAEFTTTLEENDIVFVDFWAEWCGPCRQFAPVYEQVSAKFPDVKFAKVDTEAEQGLARAANITSIPTLMAFRDKVLVFSQPGALNASQLDDLVVAVKGIDMEQVHAQIAEQEAQAQ, encoded by the coding sequence ATGGCTACCATCAATATCACCGAAGCTGAGTTCACTACGACACTGGAAGAAAATGACATTGTCTTCGTAGATTTCTGGGCTGAATGGTGCGGACCTTGCCGCCAATTTGCCCCTGTCTACGAACAAGTTTCGGCAAAATTCCCGGACGTAAAATTCGCCAAGGTCGACACCGAGGCCGAACAAGGCCTGGCACGTGCCGCAAACATCACTTCCATCCCCACCCTGATGGCCTTCCGCGACAAGGTGCTCGTTTTCTCGCAGCCCGGTGCGCTGAATGCCTCGCAGCTCGACGACCTGGTTGTTGCGGTCAAGGGCATCGACATGGAACAGGTTCACGCACAGATCGCCGAGCAGGAAGCACAAGCTCAGTAA
- a CDS encoding DEAD/DEAH box helicase has product MPENQNTTAETKTEENAVLFSDLGLDGRVLAAVSDLGYEKPSPIQAATIPLLLEGRDVVGVAQTGTGKTAAFALPALSKMAELADLNGTARKTQVLVLAPTRELALQVAEAFTSYAKHMGDFTVLPVYGGSAYGPQLNGLRRGAQVVVGTPGRVIDHINKGSLDLSDLQYVVLDEADEMLRMGFAEEVDKILEATPEEKQVVLFSATMPSSIRRISKQYLRNPQEVSVKSQSSTGSNIRQRYVQVMGAHKLDAMTRILESEKSEGVIAFVRTKMATEDLADKLKSRGFTAAAINGDIPQQQRERTIENLRDGKIDILVATDVAARGLDVERVSHVINFDIPHDTESYVHRIGRTGRAGRSGDAILFMTPREKYLLRAIEKATRQTVEHMHLPSVDAVNDKRLAKFADQIGETISSQDLTVFRNLVEKYSAEHEDVTEVEIAAALAHMAQGGRPLLMQEMPAAPAKQARLAGGGKDGFGSRGPSRALTEGNATYRLAVGRRQRVMPGSIVGALANEGGLTSAQIGGIDIRADHTLVELPADLSSEQLQSLSRTRIGGELIHLELDNGRSPRSDREGGREGGGGYRGGQGGGGGYRGGQGGGGGYRGGQGGGGGYRGGSDRRSEGGSSEGGRGGYDRDRNDRGGERGGQGGGGGYRGNAGGGENRFGGSRKPRTAGGTSAPRRRDY; this is encoded by the coding sequence ATGCCCGAAAACCAGAACACCACCGCCGAGACCAAGACCGAAGAAAACGCAGTTCTCTTCAGCGATCTGGGCCTGGACGGCCGCGTTCTCGCCGCCGTTTCCGACCTTGGCTACGAAAAGCCGTCCCCGATCCAGGCAGCAACCATCCCGCTGCTGCTCGAGGGCCGCGACGTTGTCGGCGTTGCCCAGACCGGCACCGGCAAGACCGCCGCATTCGCCCTCCCTGCCCTGTCCAAGATGGCCGAACTGGCCGACTTGAACGGCACCGCCCGCAAGACCCAGGTCCTGGTTCTTGCCCCGACCCGTGAGCTTGCGCTCCAGGTCGCCGAAGCATTCACCTCCTACGCCAAGCACATGGGCGACTTCACCGTCCTTCCCGTGTACGGCGGATCCGCCTACGGCCCGCAGCTCAACGGCCTTCGCCGTGGCGCACAGGTAGTCGTCGGCACCCCCGGCCGCGTCATCGACCACATCAACAAGGGTTCCCTGGACCTTTCGGACCTGCAGTACGTGGTCCTGGATGAGGCCGACGAAATGCTGCGCATGGGCTTCGCCGAAGAGGTCGACAAGATCCTCGAGGCAACCCCGGAAGAGAAGCAGGTTGTGCTGTTCTCGGCCACCATGCCTTCCTCGATCCGCCGCATCTCCAAGCAGTACCTGCGCAACCCGCAGGAAGTTTCCGTCAAGTCGCAGAGCAGCACCGGCAGCAACATCCGCCAGCGCTACGTGCAGGTCATGGGAGCCCACAAGCTCGACGCCATGACCCGCATCCTGGAATCGGAGAAGTCCGAAGGCGTTATCGCCTTCGTGCGCACCAAGATGGCAACCGAGGACCTGGCCGACAAGCTCAAGTCCCGCGGCTTCACCGCTGCAGCCATCAACGGTGACATCCCGCAGCAGCAGCGCGAGCGCACCATCGAGAACCTTCGCGATGGCAAGATCGACATCCTGGTTGCCACCGACGTCGCGGCCCGTGGCCTTGACGTTGAGCGAGTGTCCCACGTGATCAACTTCGATATCCCGCACGACACCGAGTCCTACGTCCACCGCATCGGCCGCACCGGCCGTGCAGGCCGCTCGGGCGACGCGATCCTCTTCATGACCCCGCGCGAAAAGTACTTGCTGCGTGCCATCGAAAAGGCCACCCGCCAGACCGTTGAGCACATGCACCTGCCGAGCGTTGACGCCGTGAACGACAAGCGCCTGGCAAAGTTCGCCGACCAGATCGGTGAGACCATCTCCTCGCAAGACCTGACGGTCTTCCGCAACCTGGTGGAGAAGTACTCCGCCGAGCACGAGGACGTCACCGAAGTCGAGATCGCCGCGGCCCTCGCACACATGGCACAGGGCGGCCGCCCGCTGCTCATGCAGGAAATGCCTGCGGCCCCGGCCAAGCAGGCCCGCCTTGCAGGCGGCGGCAAGGACGGCTTCGGCTCCCGCGGCCCGTCGCGTGCACTGACCGAAGGCAACGCCACCTACCGCCTCGCGGTTGGCCGTCGCCAGCGCGTCATGCCGGGCTCCATCGTTGGCGCACTTGCCAACGAAGGCGGCCTGACCTCCGCTCAGATCGGTGGCATCGACATCCGTGCCGACCACACCCTCGTGGAACTGCCGGCGGACCTTTCCTCGGAGCAGCTGCAGTCGCTGTCCCGCACCCGCATCGGTGGCGAACTGATCCACCTCGAGCTGGACAACGGCCGTAGCCCGCGCAGCGATCGTGAAGGCGGCCGTGAAGGCGGCGGCGGTTACCGTGGCGGCCAGGGTGGCGGCGGCGGTTACCGTGGCGGCCAGGGTGGCGGCGGCGGTTACCGCGGCGGCCAGGGTGGCGGCGGCGGATACCGCGGCGGCAGCGACCGTCGCAGCGAAGGCGGCTCCTCCGAAGGCGGCCGTGGCGGTTACGACCGCGACCGCAACGATCGCGGTGGCGAGCGTGGTGGCCAGGGTGGCGGCGGTGGATACCGCGGCAACGCCGGCGGCGGAGAGAACCGCTTCGGCGGCTCGCGCAAGCCGCGCACCGCAGGTGGCACCAGCGCCCCGCGTCGTCGCGACTACTAA
- a CDS encoding YajQ family cyclic di-GMP-binding protein → MASDSTFDVVSKVDSQEVSNALNQAQKEIVQRYDFKGVGAEVDFSGEKILMKANSEERVKAVLDVLQSKLVKRNISLKSLDAGEPYPSGKEYRIEATIVEGIAQDVAKKINKLIRDEAPKGVKSTIQGDELRVSSKSRDDLQATMALLRTFEDADLQFVNFR, encoded by the coding sequence ATGGCGAGCGATTCAACCTTTGATGTTGTCAGCAAGGTCGACAGCCAAGAAGTGTCCAACGCACTGAACCAGGCCCAGAAGGAAATCGTGCAGCGCTACGATTTCAAGGGCGTCGGCGCAGAGGTCGATTTCAGCGGCGAGAAGATCCTGATGAAGGCAAACTCCGAGGAACGCGTCAAGGCCGTTCTCGACGTTTTGCAGTCCAAGCTGGTCAAGCGCAACATTTCCCTGAAGTCCTTGGACGCCGGCGAACCCTACCCCTCGGGCAAGGAATACCGCATCGAGGCAACCATCGTTGAGGGCATTGCCCAGGATGTTGCAAAGAAAATCAACAAGCTCATCCGCGACGAAGCGCCCAAGGGTGTGAAGTCCACCATCCAGGGTGACGAACTGCGCGTTTCCTCGAAGTCCCGCGACGACCTGCAGGCCACCATGGCACTGCTGCGGACCTTCGAAGATGCGGATCTTCAGTTTGTGAACTTCCGCTAA
- a CDS encoding cystathionine gamma-synthase, with protein MSENTHANQGFNTRAVHAGQAFEPRTGAVVPPLHFSSTYAQDGIGNLRAGYEYGRGGNPTRDSLQEQLAALEGGTHAFSFSSGLAAEDSLIRALAVPGDHIVLGNDAYGGTYRLISRVLGGWGIGNTPVNMADHAALAEAIAANNTKLVWVETPSNPMMRISDIEAIAKITHDAGALLVVDNTFASPYLQQPLALGADVVVHSTTKYIGGHSDVVGGAVIVKDAELAEKIGFIQFAVGAVSGPMDAFLTTRGLKTLGVRMRTHSENAMAVAKWLAGRPEVEAVHYPGLEDHPGHALAKKQMRDFGGMVSVQFTGGEAAARTVAEATRIFTLAESLGGIESLMNYPSEMTHASVKGTELAVPVNLLRLSVGIEDTADLIADLEQAFAKL; from the coding sequence ATGAGCGAAAACACCCACGCCAACCAGGGCTTCAACACCCGCGCCGTCCACGCCGGCCAGGCCTTCGAGCCGCGCACCGGCGCCGTCGTGCCCCCGCTGCACTTCTCCTCCACCTACGCCCAGGACGGCATCGGCAACCTGCGCGCAGGCTACGAATACGGCCGCGGCGGAAACCCCACGCGCGACTCCCTGCAGGAACAGCTTGCAGCATTGGAGGGCGGCACCCACGCCTTCTCCTTCTCCTCGGGCCTCGCCGCGGAGGATTCGCTGATCCGCGCGCTTGCGGTGCCGGGGGACCACATCGTGCTGGGCAACGACGCCTACGGGGGAACCTACCGGCTGATCTCCCGGGTGCTCGGCGGCTGGGGGATCGGCAACACCCCGGTGAACATGGCCGACCACGCGGCGCTCGCCGAGGCCATCGCCGCGAACAACACCAAGCTGGTCTGGGTGGAGACCCCGTCGAACCCGATGATGCGCATTTCCGACATCGAGGCCATCGCGAAGATCACCCACGATGCCGGCGCCCTGCTGGTGGTGGACAACACCTTCGCCTCCCCGTACCTGCAGCAGCCGCTGGCCCTGGGCGCGGACGTGGTGGTGCACTCGACGACCAAATACATCGGCGGGCACTCGGACGTGGTCGGCGGCGCCGTGATCGTCAAGGACGCGGAGCTGGCGGAGAAGATCGGCTTCATCCAGTTTGCCGTCGGCGCCGTCTCCGGCCCGATGGACGCCTTCCTGACCACCCGCGGGCTGAAGACCCTGGGCGTGCGCATGCGCACACACTCGGAGAACGCCATGGCCGTTGCCAAGTGGCTGGCCGGGCGCCCCGAGGTCGAGGCCGTGCACTACCCGGGCCTGGAGGACCACCCGGGCCACGCGCTGGCCAAGAAGCAGATGCGCGATTTCGGCGGCATGGTCTCCGTGCAGTTCACCGGCGGCGAGGCCGCGGCCCGCACGGTGGCCGAGGCGACCCGCATCTTCACCTTGGCAGAGTCCCTGGGAGGCATCGAATCGCTGATGAACTACCCCTCGGAAATGACCCACGCCTCGGTGAAGGGCACCGAGCTGGCGGTTCCGGTGAACCTGCTGCGCCTTTCGGTGGGCATCGAGGACACCGCGGACCTGATCGCGGACCTGGAGCAGGCGTTCGCCAAGCTCTGA
- a CDS encoding VTT domain-containing protein, producing MSFSNVHASLAAVSVRPATSSFLPDWLNPDVFLRDPALGPWVILLVCGIVFAETGLLVGFFLPGDSMLFTAGLLVATGALDVSLPAFALLIFIAAFLGDQTGYLIGRKAGPAIFKRPDSRFFRQEHVEKAHAFFERFGGRAVVLARFVPIVRTFVPVIAGVAHMSYRVFALYNLLGALLWGVGVTLLGYWLGQYEWVGNNIDVIFVVIVLISVIPIGLELLKAGRRKASES from the coding sequence ATTTCTTTTTCGAACGTGCATGCGTCGCTGGCCGCCGTCTCGGTGAGGCCCGCAACCTCGAGCTTCCTTCCGGACTGGTTGAATCCCGACGTTTTCCTGAGGGATCCGGCCCTTGGCCCGTGGGTAATCTTGCTGGTTTGCGGCATCGTGTTTGCCGAGACCGGTCTGCTGGTGGGTTTCTTCCTGCCGGGAGATTCCATGCTCTTTACTGCGGGCCTCTTGGTCGCCACCGGTGCACTGGACGTCAGCCTTCCGGCTTTTGCCCTCCTGATCTTCATCGCCGCGTTCCTGGGGGACCAAACCGGCTATCTCATCGGGCGCAAGGCGGGGCCCGCAATTTTCAAGCGGCCGGATTCGCGGTTCTTCCGCCAGGAACACGTTGAAAAGGCCCACGCATTCTTTGAGCGCTTCGGCGGCAGGGCAGTGGTTCTTGCCCGTTTCGTGCCCATCGTCAGGACCTTTGTGCCGGTCATCGCGGGTGTCGCCCACATGAGCTACAGGGTCTTCGCCCTCTACAACTTGCTCGGTGCCTTGCTCTGGGGCGTGGGTGTGACGCTGCTCGGCTATTGGCTGGGGCAGTATGAATGGGTCGGCAACAACATCGACGTGATCTTCGTTGTCATCGTGCTTATTTCGGTGATTCCGATTGGATTGGAACTGCTCAAGGCAGGACGAAGAAAAGCAAGCGAAAGCTAA
- a CDS encoding MOSC domain-containing protein, which translates to MSAQANAETANHHGPGTGTLEHVCVVHALKPDRGIGVTAIDKRAVPGPVKVGKIGLYADVQADRVHHGGFDQAVYAYSEAEAQRWALELVREIPAGYFGENLRVSSRATTDAIVGERWRIGRDVVVEVTLPRTPCSTFARHVREDDWVARFTERGDVGCYLRVVRVGKIRAGDSIEVVSRPAHGVSVRDVFTGPTPGQAQAMLDEQAATGVPLPEKILAKLRQLGFAE; encoded by the coding sequence ATGAGTGCACAGGCCAACGCGGAAACAGCGAACCACCATGGGCCCGGAACCGGGACCCTGGAACACGTCTGTGTGGTCCATGCGCTGAAGCCCGACCGCGGTATCGGTGTCACGGCGATTGACAAGCGCGCGGTGCCCGGGCCGGTCAAGGTGGGCAAGATCGGGCTCTATGCCGACGTGCAGGCCGACCGCGTGCACCACGGGGGATTTGATCAGGCGGTCTACGCCTATTCGGAGGCCGAAGCGCAACGCTGGGCCCTGGAGCTGGTCCGCGAGATCCCCGCCGGATACTTTGGCGAAAACCTGAGGGTCTCCTCGCGGGCAACCACGGACGCCATTGTGGGGGAGCGCTGGCGGATCGGCAGGGACGTTGTCGTGGAAGTCACGCTGCCACGCACGCCATGCTCCACCTTTGCGCGGCATGTCCGGGAAGACGACTGGGTCGCCCGCTTCACAGAACGCGGCGATGTCGGCTGTTACCTCAGAGTTGTCCGGGTCGGCAAGATCCGGGCCGGCGACTCCATCGAGGTCGTGTCCAGACCCGCGCACGGGGTCAGCGTGCGGGATGTCTTCACGGGACCCACGCCGGGGCAGGCGCAGGCCATGCTCGACGAACAGGCGGCAACCGGTGTCCCGCTTCCGGAAAAGATCCTCGCCAAGCTTCGGCAACTCGGGTTCGCCGAGTAG
- a CDS encoding alpha/beta hydrolase-fold protein yields MNKFAHSHHGLAPVVVVVDPNGSQNGNTMCMDSQIAKAGTYLSVDVPKWMKTNLDVQADTSRWAFGGFSFGGTCAIRLGTEQPAIYPNILDLSGQLEPALTANRTVTIQHSFGGNTAAFDAKTPLALLSRNKYDHSFAYLSVGADDYHYGPEMGTLSAAAKAAGMIVVDAKVAGMGHSWKAAKVGLADGLEVLSKRMGLAR; encoded by the coding sequence ATGAACAAGTTTGCCCATTCACATCACGGGCTGGCTCCGGTCGTGGTGGTCGTGGATCCCAACGGCAGCCAGAACGGGAACACGATGTGCATGGACAGCCAAATCGCCAAGGCAGGAACGTATCTCTCGGTGGATGTCCCGAAGTGGATGAAGACGAATCTCGATGTCCAAGCAGATACGTCGCGATGGGCCTTTGGCGGATTCTCATTTGGCGGAACTTGCGCGATTCGGCTGGGCACCGAGCAACCGGCGATTTACCCGAATATCCTTGATCTGTCGGGCCAGCTCGAGCCCGCGCTGACCGCCAACAGAACGGTCACGATCCAACATTCGTTCGGCGGCAACACGGCGGCCTTTGATGCCAAGACGCCGCTGGCGTTGCTCAGCCGAAACAAGTACGACCACAGTTTCGCCTACCTTTCCGTTGGCGCGGACGACTACCATTACGGACCGGAGATGGGCACGCTTTCGGCGGCCGCCAAGGCCGCCGGAATGATCGTCGTGGATGCGAAGGTTGCTGGCATGGGACACTCCTGGAAAGCAGCCAAAGTTGGCCTCGCCGACGGCCTGGAGGTCCTGTCCAAACGCATGGGCTTGGCCAGGTAG